From the Cohaesibacter sp. ES.047 genome, one window contains:
- a CDS encoding formimidoylglutamate deiminase: MKIYAETALLPDGWKNGVLVDIDDAGRIVSTRTDADLTTLPSTPDHTVPILLPAPANLHSHAFQRAMAGMSERRGAEPLDTFWTWRQIMYRFLDILTPEDIEAIAAFVQMEMLEAGYGCNVEFHYVHHQADGTPYAALAELSHRIGAAAQESGIGLTLLPVLYQYGGCDMRPLGPGQIRFGNDFERFARLHQEATAMLPNLPVDSRIGVAPHSLRAVGQEALRDAVWLVGDGPLHMHLAEQVKEVEEVKAAWGARPTEWLLNHHQVDEKWCLIHCTQMTDEETDALAATGAVAGLCPITESSLGDGIFNGVRYLSKGGRIGIGSDSNIRISLSEELRTLEYSQRLRDHCRASVATTQQSTGRVLFEAAVAGGAQAAGRASGRIETGAWADLLALDGASLMLDGVKGDEILDMFLFAADDRLVTDVWSAGRHLVKNGMHIRGEAIRDTYRQVMRKLRQEF, translated from the coding sequence ATGAAAATATATGCAGAAACGGCGCTTTTGCCGGACGGTTGGAAAAACGGCGTACTCGTCGATATCGATGACGCAGGGCGCATTGTTTCGACCCGGACCGATGCCGATCTCACCACATTGCCAAGCACGCCAGATCACACGGTTCCGATCCTTCTGCCCGCCCCGGCCAATCTGCACAGCCACGCATTCCAGCGCGCCATGGCAGGCATGAGCGAACGCCGCGGCGCCGAGCCGCTCGATACTTTCTGGACCTGGCGCCAGATCATGTATCGCTTCCTCGATATCCTGACACCGGAAGATATTGAAGCCATCGCCGCCTTTGTGCAAATGGAAATGCTCGAGGCGGGATATGGATGCAACGTTGAATTCCACTATGTGCATCATCAGGCGGATGGCACGCCCTATGCCGCGCTCGCGGAATTGTCCCACAGGATCGGCGCGGCAGCGCAGGAAAGCGGCATCGGACTGACGCTCCTGCCGGTGCTCTATCAATATGGCGGCTGCGACATGCGACCACTCGGCCCCGGCCAGATCCGCTTTGGCAATGATTTCGAGCGCTTCGCCCGTCTGCATCAGGAAGCCACAGCAATGCTGCCGAACCTGCCGGTGGATAGCCGGATCGGTGTTGCGCCCCATTCTTTGCGGGCCGTGGGGCAAGAGGCCCTGCGCGATGCCGTCTGGCTGGTCGGTGACGGACCACTGCACATGCATTTGGCTGAGCAGGTTAAGGAAGTTGAGGAAGTCAAGGCCGCTTGGGGCGCGCGCCCGACCGAATGGCTTCTCAATCATCATCAGGTGGATGAGAAATGGTGTCTTATTCATTGCACCCAGATGACCGATGAAGAGACGGACGCGCTGGCCGCGACGGGCGCTGTCGCAGGGCTTTGCCCGATTACGGAATCGAGCCTTGGGGATGGCATCTTCAACGGGGTGCGCTACCTCTCCAAGGGTGGTCGCATCGGCATTGGCTCGGATTCCAACATCCGCATTTCCTTGAGCGAGGAGCTGCGCACTCTGGAATATTCCCAGCGCCTCAGGGACCACTGCCGCGCCAGTGTCGCAACGACGCAGCAGTCCACCGGGCGCGTTCTCTTCGAGGCTGCTGTCGCGGGTGGCGCACAAGCGGCGGGCCGCGCGTCAGGGCGGATCGAGACCGGGGCTTGGGCCGATCTCCTCGCACTTGATGGCGCCTCCCTGATGCTGGACGGTGTCAAGGGCGACGAAATCCTCGACATGTTCCTTTTTGCTGCCGACGACAGGCTGGTCACTGATGTTTGGTCGGCCGGGCGTCATCTGGTTAAAAATGGGATGCACATCAGAGGCGAGGCAATTCGCGATACCTATCGGCAGGTGATGAGAAAGCTGAGGCAGGAATTTTGA
- a CDS encoding aspartate aminotransferase family protein gives MSLNDDPQFWAAARKHLIRYGGSFEPIIVERAEGSYVYDADGRGILDFTSGQMSAVLGHSHPDILETIDRQSKSSIHLFSGMLSRPVVTLAERLAALAPGLDRVMLLSTGAESNEAAIRMAKLVTGRHEIVAFAQSWHGMTGAAASATYSAGRSGYGPASVGSLAIPAPNAYRPRFKHADGSLDWQTELDDAFELVDRQSTGSLAAFIAEPILSSGGIIDLPVGYLAALKQKCEERGMLLILDEAQTGIGRTGDMFAFQRDGVTPDIMSLSKTLGAGLPLAAVQTSEAIEQKAHDKGFLFYTTHVSDPLPAAVGVTVLDVVARDGLQQKALERGKRLKDGLLALQQRFECVGDVRGRGLLLGLEVVEDRQSKAPGFEIGARIMEETMQRGLSMNIVKMPSMGGVFRIAPPLTVSDEDIDRGLEIMTEAIEAASVSV, from the coding sequence ATGTCGCTGAACGATGATCCGCAATTCTGGGCCGCTGCCCGCAAGCATCTGATCCGCTATGGTGGATCCTTCGAGCCGATCATCGTCGAGCGGGCAGAGGGCAGTTACGTCTATGATGCGGACGGGCGCGGCATTCTCGATTTCACCTCTGGTCAGATGAGCGCGGTGCTGGGACACTCCCACCCCGACATTCTGGAGACCATCGATCGGCAGAGCAAATCTTCCATTCATCTTTTCTCCGGCATGCTCTCGCGCCCCGTGGTCACCTTGGCTGAGCGGCTCGCAGCGCTCGCTCCCGGCCTTGATCGGGTCATGTTGCTGTCCACCGGGGCCGAATCCAACGAAGCGGCCATTCGCATGGCCAAGCTGGTCACCGGTCGCCACGAAATCGTGGCCTTTGCCCAGAGTTGGCATGGCATGACCGGCGCCGCTGCTTCTGCCACCTACAGTGCGGGGCGCAGCGGATATGGCCCGGCGTCCGTCGGCTCGCTCGCCATTCCCGCCCCTAACGCCTATCGTCCGCGCTTCAAGCATGCAGATGGTAGTCTTGACTGGCAGACAGAGCTGGATGATGCGTTCGAACTCGTCGACCGCCAGTCTACCGGATCACTGGCCGCTTTCATTGCCGAGCCGATCCTGTCAAGCGGCGGCATCATCGATCTGCCGGTGGGCTATCTCGCAGCCTTGAAGCAGAAATGCGAGGAGCGCGGTATGCTGCTCATCCTTGATGAAGCCCAGACGGGCATCGGGCGCACCGGCGACATGTTTGCCTTCCAGCGCGATGGGGTGACCCCGGACATCATGAGCCTGTCCAAGACCCTCGGCGCAGGATTGCCGCTCGCTGCGGTTCAGACGAGCGAGGCAATCGAACAAAAAGCCCATGACAAGGGTTTCCTGTTCTACACAACCCATGTCTCTGACCCCCTGCCAGCGGCGGTGGGAGTCACCGTGCTTGATGTGGTGGCCCGAGACGGCTTGCAGCAAAAGGCCCTTGAGCGTGGTAAGCGTTTGAAGGATGGCCTTTTAGCGCTTCAGCAGCGCTTTGAATGCGTGGGTGATGTGCGTGGACGGGGCCTGTTGTTGGGCCTTGAGGTGGTTGAGGACCGCCAGTCCAAGGCTCCCGGTTTCGAGATCGGAGCGCGGATCATGGAAGAGACCATGCAGCGCGGCCTCTCCATGAACATCGTCAAGATGCCCAGCATGGGCGGCGTCTTCCGCATCGCGCCGCCGCTGACCGTGAGCGATGAAGACATCGACCGCGGTCTTGAAATCATGACAGAGGCCATCGAAGCGGCCTCCGTAAGCGTGTGA
- a CDS encoding GntR family transcriptional regulator: MREANSWRQIRDEVVRRINERVWQPGALIPNEADLAEEFHCGRTMVNRALRELATAGIVTRKRKAGTRVAINPPHKAVFTIPIIREEVESKGSSYRHSLLIRDQRERPAFLAGAFRVADDTPLIYTETMHFSDNQPYIHEERYTNHVAVPDFADFNLDRISANEWLVQNAPYTGGELSFFAVQADAKLARTFDVAEGYALFATERSTWYQENPITHVRLIYRPGYRMRTSF, encoded by the coding sequence GTGCGTGAGGCAAACAGCTGGCGGCAGATCCGTGACGAAGTGGTCCGGCGCATCAATGAGCGCGTCTGGCAGCCCGGTGCGCTGATCCCCAACGAGGCGGACCTCGCCGAAGAATTCCACTGTGGCCGCACCATGGTCAACCGGGCTTTGCGCGAATTGGCAACCGCAGGGATCGTCACCCGCAAGCGCAAGGCCGGTACCCGCGTGGCCATCAACCCGCCGCACAAGGCGGTCTTCACCATTCCCATCATTCGCGAGGAAGTTGAAAGCAAGGGCTCGAGCTATCGCCATTCCCTGTTGATCCGCGACCAGAGAGAGAGGCCTGCTTTTCTGGCTGGCGCCTTTCGTGTGGCGGACGACACGCCGTTGATCTACACTGAAACAATGCATTTCTCGGACAATCAGCCTTATATCCATGAAGAGCGCTATACCAATCATGTTGCGGTGCCGGACTTTGCCGATTTCAATCTGGATCGGATCAGCGCCAATGAATGGCTGGTGCAAAATGCCCCCTATACGGGTGGCGAGTTGAGCTTTTTTGCCGTTCAGGCCGATGCAAAACTGGCGCGCACCTTCGACGTTGCCGAAGGCTACGCGCTGTTCGCGACAGAGCGCAGCACCTGGTATCAGGAAAATCCCATCACCCATGTCCGCCTGATCTATCGTCCCGGCTACCGCATGCGAACGAGCTTCTGA
- a CDS encoding LysR family transcriptional regulator: MRPYEQRFPWNLDWNLLRTFMVVVEQKSITKTADFLGLKQPTVSAALKRLEEATGHKLIVRKPNEFKVTETGKILYNECSSIFGSVSQLPSLLERDEDELSGHIAIVVASHVVCPHFDEVLADFADRHRKVTFSIAVADSEEIVSSVLQNRISFGICLLNDLSRPLDNPVLFREFFGLYCGPRHRLFGKTDIKLSDLAGERSVSFQTEVEGGPLEPVIGLRAHVQAETLWQGVSSNLVEIRRMIVANIGIGALPVHVARRDVERGLLHQLPPYEDLPVVDVYLITSPKRRSSDAEAEFLRLCREKIFSLPLEERTFR; the protein is encoded by the coding sequence ATGCGCCCCTATGAACAACGCTTTCCGTGGAATCTGGACTGGAACCTTTTGCGTACATTCATGGTTGTGGTTGAACAAAAGAGCATTACCAAAACCGCAGATTTCCTTGGCTTGAAGCAACCCACGGTGAGTGCCGCCCTGAAACGTCTGGAGGAGGCAACAGGGCACAAGCTGATCGTGCGCAAACCGAACGAATTCAAGGTCACGGAAACCGGAAAAATTCTCTACAACGAGTGTTCTTCGATTTTTGGCAGCGTCTCGCAGTTGCCCTCTCTCCTGGAGCGGGATGAAGATGAACTCAGCGGGCATATCGCCATTGTCGTCGCGAGCCATGTGGTCTGCCCACATTTCGACGAGGTTCTGGCCGACTTTGCCGACCGCCACCGCAAGGTGACCTTTTCCATTGCTGTGGCGGACAGCGAGGAAATTGTCAGCAGCGTTCTGCAGAACCGGATCAGCTTCGGCATCTGCCTGCTCAACGACCTGTCCCGGCCACTCGATAATCCCGTGCTGTTTCGCGAGTTTTTCGGCCTCTATTGCGGACCAAGGCACCGGCTATTTGGCAAAACGGACATCAAACTGTCCGACCTTGCGGGTGAACGCAGTGTGTCGTTTCAAACCGAAGTGGAAGGGGGGCCGCTTGAACCGGTGATCGGGTTGCGCGCGCATGTGCAGGCCGAAACCCTTTGGCAGGGAGTGTCATCCAATCTGGTCGAGATCCGCAGGATGATCGTCGCCAACATCGGGATCGGCGCCCTGCCTGTTCATGTGGCACGGCGCGACGTGGAGCGGGGGCTGTTGCACCAGTTGCCGCCCTATGAGGACTTGCCGGTGGTCGATGTTTATCTAATCACCAGCCCCAAGCGGCGCTCCAGCGATGCGGAAGCGGAATTTTTGCGCCTGTGCAGGGAGAAGATTTTCAGCTTGCCCCTTGAGGAGCGCACCTTTCGCTGA
- a CDS encoding bifunctional diguanylate cyclase/phosphodiesterase: MLKVLNCIFTQHNIPLVGLAVIICLFGSFITLRLLQRSVSAHGSQRLGWQFLAAVAGGGGIWATHFVAVLAYDPKAPISVDPTLTVLSLVIAVVGLCISFVVSGYRPHMLFAAIGGALTGGSFAATHYTGMFAYRIIAFVEWNVSYVVASIAIPVVLGALSLMLIWQRKASNKKLAAAVGLMVLGFFALHFTGMTALTVTPMISSFPKTDMHAVIALALAVSVLTTIILSAGITSYLIDTKLREASQNELHYLAVHDPLTGLENRSSFKSSLIEKLDDAIADKRKLGVIGLDLNRFKDINERMGHAAGDEVLRVLSRRMSDILWDGEMIARIGGDEFAAAKTFSDRSELVAFAERLAGALRRPVELGVSEIEMNASFGAAVWPDDARELDELVSNAELAVCHTKDNFLDGIGFYDAEIGTKLRERHKLADELRLALERDQLEVHYQVQVSLATDEAGKDEVQGFEALLRWTHPEKGPISPAEFIPVAEENGLIAPLGAWVLRRACRDAAQWEPGYRVAVNVSAVQFTNPRLPQLVHEVLLETGLSPHRLELELTETALVEDRVRSLHIMRQIKDLGVGIALDDFGTGYSSLDVLRVFPFDKIKLDKAFVSGIERDRQCKAIVRAVLALGNSLEIPVLAEGIETSDQLAVLRAEGCDAGQGFFLGRPSSMDALIAAGALNRRIITSEDSPQPIKQAREADSDAFRQETPPITAAVG; this comes from the coding sequence ATGCTGAAAGTTCTGAATTGCATCTTTACGCAGCATAATATCCCGCTTGTCGGGCTGGCAGTTATCATCTGCTTGTTTGGATCCTTTATAACGCTGCGTTTGTTGCAACGCAGCGTCTCGGCACATGGCTCGCAGCGTCTCGGTTGGCAGTTTTTGGCGGCTGTTGCTGGCGGTGGCGGAATCTGGGCAACCCATTTTGTCGCCGTCCTTGCCTACGATCCCAAGGCACCGATCTCGGTTGATCCGACCCTGACTGTACTGTCCCTTGTCATTGCCGTAGTTGGTCTGTGTATCAGCTTCGTAGTCAGTGGTTATCGCCCGCACATGCTTTTCGCCGCAATCGGAGGCGCCTTGACCGGCGGCAGCTTCGCGGCGACGCACTACACCGGTATGTTCGCCTATCGCATCATCGCTTTCGTTGAGTGGAACGTCAGTTATGTCGTGGCTTCCATCGCGATCCCGGTTGTCTTGGGGGCTTTGTCCCTGATGCTGATCTGGCAACGCAAGGCGAGCAACAAAAAGCTCGCCGCAGCTGTTGGTCTGATGGTTTTGGGCTTTTTCGCCTTGCATTTCACCGGCATGACAGCGTTGACGGTCACGCCCATGATCTCATCATTTCCAAAAACGGATATGCATGCGGTGATCGCGTTGGCACTGGCCGTCTCGGTGCTCACGACCATCATTCTCAGCGCGGGCATCACCAGTTATCTCATCGACACCAAGCTGCGCGAGGCTTCGCAGAACGAGCTGCACTATCTGGCCGTGCACGATCCGTTGACCGGACTGGAAAACCGCTCCAGCTTCAAAAGCTCTCTCATTGAGAAGCTTGATGATGCAATCGCCGACAAGCGGAAGCTGGGCGTCATTGGGTTGGATCTAAATCGCTTCAAGGACATCAATGAACGCATGGGCCACGCTGCGGGCGACGAAGTTTTGCGCGTCTTGTCCCGGCGGATGAGTGATATTCTGTGGGACGGCGAGATGATTGCGCGCATCGGTGGAGATGAGTTCGCTGCCGCTAAGACCTTCTCCGACAGATCGGAACTGGTCGCCTTTGCTGAGAGACTGGCCGGAGCGCTGAGACGTCCGGTGGAACTGGGCGTCAGCGAAATCGAAATGAATGCCAGTTTTGGCGCAGCCGTTTGGCCGGATGATGCCAGAGAACTTGATGAGCTGGTCAGCAACGCAGAGCTTGCCGTGTGCCACACCAAGGACAATTTTCTGGATGGTATCGGCTTTTATGATGCCGAAATCGGAACCAAGTTGCGAGAACGGCACAAGCTTGCCGATGAGCTGCGTCTGGCGCTCGAAAGAGACCAGCTTGAAGTCCACTATCAGGTGCAGGTTTCCTTGGCGACTGATGAGGCGGGTAAGGACGAGGTTCAGGGCTTCGAGGCCCTTCTGCGCTGGACGCACCCGGAGAAGGGGCCGATTTCGCCAGCAGAATTCATTCCCGTGGCAGAGGAAAACGGCCTCATCGCGCCGCTCGGGGCTTGGGTGCTCCGGCGCGCCTGTCGCGATGCTGCCCAATGGGAGCCCGGCTATCGGGTGGCTGTCAATGTCTCCGCCGTTCAGTTCACGAATCCGCGCCTACCCCAATTGGTCCATGAGGTTCTTCTGGAAACCGGGCTTTCACCGCACCGTCTGGAACTGGAACTGACCGAAACAGCGTTGGTTGAGGACAGGGTTCGCTCGCTTCATATCATGCGTCAGATCAAGGATCTTGGTGTTGGTATCGCGCTTGATGACTTCGGCACCGGTTATTCATCGTTGGACGTCTTGCGTGTATTTCCGTTCGACAAGATCAAGCTCGACAAGGCTTTTGTCAGTGGCATCGAACGTGACCGTCAGTGCAAGGCCATCGTCCGCGCGGTGCTGGCGCTCGGTAACAGCCTTGAGATTCCCGTTCTGGCAGAGGGAATCGAGACAAGTGATCAGTTGGCTGTTCTGCGCGCCGAAGGCTGTGATGCAGGGCAGGGCTTCTTTCTGGGGCGTCCGTCCTCCATGGATGCCCTGATCGCGGCTGGTGCTCTGAACCGGCGGATCATCACCTCTGAGGATTCGCCTCAGCCAATCAAACAGGCCCGAGAGGCCGATTCCGATGCCTTCCGGCAAGAAACGCCGCCCATCACCGCAGCCGTTGGCTAG
- a CDS encoding secondary thiamine-phosphate synthase enzyme YjbQ — protein sequence MPADTTIFDAMHETISFQTAPKSIRMITQEVAQWVNSVGAISGTVTVFCQHTSASLSIQENADPTVREDVVRYFDDIAPEDRYYEHSYEGPDDMPAHLKTILTSVSLTIPVQNGRMALGTWQGIYFMEHRAHPHRRQCHLTFTGLRQA from the coding sequence ATGCCCGCGGACACGACCATCTTCGATGCCATGCACGAGACCATCTCCTTCCAGACCGCCCCCAAAAGCATCCGCATGATCACGCAGGAGGTCGCGCAATGGGTCAACAGCGTCGGCGCGATATCGGGAACCGTGACTGTCTTTTGTCAACACACATCGGCTTCGCTGTCTATACAGGAGAATGCCGATCCGACGGTCCGCGAGGATGTCGTGCGCTATTTCGACGACATCGCGCCGGAGGATCGCTATTACGAGCATTCCTATGAGGGACCGGACGACATGCCCGCCCATCTCAAGACCATACTGACGTCAGTCAGCCTTACCATACCCGTACAGAATGGCCGGATGGCGCTGGGCACCTGGCAGGGGATCTATTTCATGGAGCATCGCGCCCATCCTCATCGCCGCCAGTGCCACCTGACCTTCACCGGCCTGCGCCAAGCGTGA
- a CDS encoding amino acid ABC transporter permease — protein MGLDFTVVPAFMDVILMGVVWTIAITATAALISFFVGIFFAVIALYAPRVISWPMKAFEWLFMGTPLLLQLFLIYFGLIQIGIDLPAFVAGSLGLGLHFAVYNSELIQTAIIAVDKGQMEAARTLGLSRTHALRYVVIPQAVRDVIPPIGNNMIALLKDSALVSVIGVTELTLSAQLAIGRTYRPFEFYALAAVCYYVVNLGMEAVLRRLERRVQASR, from the coding sequence ATGGGACTTGATTTTACAGTCGTGCCTGCATTCATGGATGTCATCCTGATGGGCGTCGTCTGGACCATTGCCATCACGGCAACCGCAGCGCTCATCAGCTTTTTCGTTGGTATCTTCTTTGCCGTTATCGCGCTTTATGCGCCGCGTGTGATCAGTTGGCCGATGAAAGCCTTCGAATGGCTCTTCATGGGAACACCGCTTCTCTTGCAGCTGTTTCTCATCTATTTCGGCCTCATCCAGATCGGCATTGATCTGCCCGCCTTCGTGGCTGGGTCCCTCGGACTAGGGCTGCATTTTGCGGTCTATAATTCCGAGCTAATCCAGACCGCAATCATCGCGGTCGACAAAGGGCAAATGGAAGCGGCCCGAACCCTTGGGCTCAGCCGCACCCATGCCCTGCGCTATGTCGTGATCCCGCAAGCGGTGAGAGACGTGATCCCGCCAATCGGCAACAACATGATCGCTCTTCTCAAGGATTCCGCCCTTGTGTCGGTGATCGGGGTGACAGAGTTGACCCTGTCCGCACAACTTGCCATCGGGCGCACATACCGCCCATTCGAATTCTATGCCTTAGCCGCTGTCTGCTACTACGTCGTCAACCTGGGCATGGAAGCGGTGCTGCGCCGTCTCGAGCGCCGCGTTCAAGCCTCACGCTAG
- a CDS encoding amino acid ABC transporter ATP-binding protein, whose translation MNSKRPFVDIRHAQKCYGDLEVLKDISLKVDRQQIVAIIGPSGSGKSTLLRAINDLDSLTSGEIWLDGVQVNKLLPHAQYEKHINQMRQHIGMVFQHFNLFPHLTVRENITLAPKLLKGMSDKEASELAEQQLEHVGLLDRVDYHPSQLSGGQKQRVAIARALAMKPKLMLFDEATSALDPELVEEVNQVMKMLAEEQMTMIIVTHEMGFAETVCDRVLFMDQGVVVEEGPPEVIFRNPKMDRTKDFLRKHLESAN comes from the coding sequence ATGAACAGCAAACGACCCTTTGTCGATATCCGTCACGCCCAGAAATGCTATGGCGATCTGGAAGTGCTCAAGGACATCAGCCTGAAGGTGGATCGCCAGCAGATCGTTGCCATCATTGGCCCATCCGGGTCAGGCAAGTCGACCTTGCTCAGAGCCATCAATGATCTTGATTCCCTCACGTCGGGCGAAATCTGGCTTGATGGGGTGCAGGTCAACAAGCTTCTGCCCCATGCCCAGTATGAAAAACATATCAACCAGATGCGCCAGCATATCGGCATGGTGTTCCAACACTTCAACCTCTTCCCCCATCTCACGGTGCGCGAGAACATCACCCTTGCGCCCAAGCTTTTGAAGGGCATGTCCGACAAGGAAGCGAGCGAGCTGGCCGAACAGCAGCTTGAGCATGTGGGCTTGCTGGACCGGGTGGACTATCACCCCTCTCAGCTTTCTGGCGGTCAGAAGCAACGCGTCGCCATTGCCCGGGCACTGGCCATGAAGCCCAAGCTGATGCTGTTTGACGAGGCAACCTCGGCGCTTGATCCCGAACTGGTGGAAGAGGTCAACCAGGTCATGAAAATGCTCGCCGAAGAGCAGATGACCATGATCATCGTCACCCATGAAATGGGCTTTGCGGAAACGGTTTGCGATCGGGTGTTGTTCATGGATCAGGGCGTTGTTGTTGAGGAAGGCCCACCCGAGGTCATTTTCCGCAACCCGAAAATGGATCGCACCAAGGATTTCCTCCGCAAGCATTTGGAAAGCGCGAATTAA
- a CDS encoding creatininase family protein: MQTDYGKLSWQEVRDTDKDRVVILNVSATEDHGPHMPLDTDTVLGMAVANGVAEAIPDQVLVMPPIAYGFNEHHKDFPGVIWIQPETLIAFVTDVTKSLAHHGFRRILLLNSHGSNHPILDLSARKTVIETGIICVSASYWNLCSDRINEIRASETGGIAHAGEFEAAIYKYLHPDLVHLDKAICQNLHDPDSRFFNLDLARGGGKAMLMRWWSCVSEDGTMGDPVVATKENGKAFLEAAIKETADLVTEIRKLPLLDRKDHH, from the coding sequence ATGCAGACAGATTATGGCAAGCTGAGCTGGCAAGAGGTGCGCGATACCGACAAGGACCGGGTCGTCATCCTCAATGTCTCGGCAACCGAAGACCATGGCCCGCATATGCCGCTGGATACCGATACGGTGCTCGGCATGGCTGTGGCAAACGGTGTGGCAGAGGCCATTCCCGATCAGGTTCTCGTCATGCCGCCGATAGCCTACGGCTTCAATGAGCATCACAAGGACTTTCCCGGCGTCATCTGGATCCAACCAGAGACCCTGATTGCCTTTGTGACCGACGTGACAAAGTCGCTGGCTCATCATGGCTTCCGGCGCATTCTGTTGCTCAATTCGCACGGATCAAACCACCCCATTCTCGATCTGTCAGCGCGAAAGACGGTGATCGAGACGGGCATCATCTGTGTGTCCGCGTCCTACTGGAATTTGTGCTCGGACCGGATCAATGAAATCCGGGCATCTGAGACGGGTGGCATTGCCCATGCCGGCGAATTTGAAGCGGCCATCTACAAATATCTTCACCCTGATCTGGTGCATCTGGACAAGGCTATTTGCCAAAATCTGCATGATCCGGACAGCCGTTTCTTCAACCTCGATCTGGCGCGTGGTGGTGGCAAGGCCATGCTGATGCGCTGGTGGTCTTGTGTTTCCGAAGACGGCACCATGGGCGATCCCGTGGTGGCGACCAAGGAAAATGGCAAGGCCTTTCTCGAGGCTGCCATCAAGGAAACAGCCGATCTTGTCACGGAAATCCGGAAGCTGCCGCTTCTGGACCGTAAAGATCATCACTGA
- a CDS encoding amino acid ABC transporter permease — protein sequence MDLDLILKVYPHFLEAALVTIELSVLTAILGLVCGTLGAAARLSRLAAVRFIGTAYVSLFRGTPALIQLFLLYFGGPQIGIQLDAFEAGVIGLGVNIGAYMTETIRGAIVSVHGGQAEAARTLGLSRWQTTRYVVLPQAFRLMVRPLGVNINALIKGTALVAAISVIELTYTAQRFIGSTYKPFEMFMLAGALYMIIIYATGRGISWLDRKVQIQ from the coding sequence ATGGATTTGGATCTGATCCTCAAAGTCTATCCCCACTTTCTAGAGGCTGCTCTGGTCACAATCGAATTGTCGGTTCTGACGGCCATTCTGGGATTGGTCTGCGGAACGCTTGGGGCTGCTGCAAGATTGTCTCGCCTTGCGGCTGTTCGCTTCATTGGCACGGCCTATGTCAGCCTTTTTCGCGGTACACCGGCGCTGATTCAGCTCTTTTTGCTCTATTTCGGTGGCCCACAGATCGGCATCCAACTGGATGCCTTCGAAGCTGGCGTGATCGGCCTTGGGGTGAATATCGGGGCCTACATGACCGAGACCATTCGCGGCGCCATTGTCTCTGTGCATGGGGGACAGGCAGAAGCGGCCCGAACGTTGGGGCTGAGCCGTTGGCAGACGACGCGCTATGTGGTGCTGCCGCAGGCTTTCCGCCTGATGGTCAGGCCGCTCGGGGTCAATATCAACGCCCTCATCAAGGGCACGGCCCTCGTCGCTGCGATCTCCGTGATCGAGCTGACCTACACCGCGCAACGCTTCATCGGCTCGACCTACAAGCCGTTCGAGATGTTCATGCTCGCGGGCGCGCTCTACATGATCATCATCTATGCAACCGGGCGCGGCATCAGCTGGCTTGACAGAAAGGTGCAGATCCAATGA
- a CDS encoding transporter substrate-binding domain-containing protein: MINRRSLLQAVVVTGAFALANLGITAPVLADELDAIKEKGEISIAMSGAYPPFNFVNDENKVVGFDPSIGTEIAKRMGLETKIVTTAWDGIIGGLLAQKYDAIVGSMSITEERAKVVDFVGPYYNTQRAIFTKEGSELTSMDQLKDATIGVTLGETHEEWAREQGYSVRTYKGLPELLLELENGRVDAIVNDSIAAILAMKKNEQKYAIIEDPNTEKFGAGIAIRKGNPELKAAMQKALDEMMEDGTYLKIAEKWVGGDIR; the protein is encoded by the coding sequence ATGATCAACCGTCGCAGCTTGTTGCAGGCCGTCGTCGTCACCGGCGCATTCGCATTGGCCAACCTTGGCATCACCGCTCCGGTCCTTGCAGACGAACTTGACGCCATCAAGGAAAAGGGAGAGATCAGCATCGCCATGAGTGGCGCCTATCCTCCGTTCAACTTCGTCAATGATGAAAACAAGGTCGTCGGCTTCGATCCGTCCATCGGCACCGAAATCGCCAAGCGCATGGGCTTGGAGACCAAGATCGTCACCACCGCATGGGATGGCATCATCGGCGGGCTTCTGGCCCAAAAGTACGACGCCATTGTCGGGTCCATGTCGATCACAGAGGAACGTGCCAAGGTTGTCGACTTCGTTGGCCCTTACTACAACACCCAGCGTGCAATCTTCACCAAGGAAGGCTCCGAGCTGACCAGCATGGACCAGCTCAAGGATGCCACCATCGGCGTGACCCTTGGCGAAACCCATGAAGAATGGGCGCGCGAACAGGGCTATAGTGTCCGCACCTACAAGGGGCTGCCGGAACTGTTGCTCGAGCTTGAAAACGGCCGCGTGGACGCCATTGTCAATGACTCCATTGCAGCCATTCTGGCCATGAAAAAGAACGAGCAGAAATACGCCATAATCGAAGACCCGAACACCGAGAAATTCGGGGCTGGCATCGCCATCCGCAAGGGCAATCCGGAACTGAAAGCGGCCATGCAGAAGGCGCTTGATGAAATGATGGAAGATGGCACCTACCTCAAGATCGCCGAAAAATGGGTTGGTGGCGACATTCGCTAA